A genomic segment from Lignipirellula cremea encodes:
- a CDS encoding DUF692 domain-containing protein — protein sequence MRLVGLGYRDSLAPWLQQQPAEVGCLEITAEHFFDGGLDRLRQLAGRYPLYVHGLGLSLGAPGPLDPAAVKQFVQVAQAADARWVSEHVAFTRTADVDLGHLNPIPLSRTSLQVMVDHALELADACGRLLLLENVTSEFQIAGGLQETDFLNQLCDQAKCGLLLDVTNLWINSRNHRFDPLAWLRELEPATVRQLHIVGYSQRGDHYVDHHSAVIQPQLMELLTAVLEYGAVESIILERDERLDQIAEITHELTRLEQASHAARSHHGARSAAQQS from the coding sequence ATGCGGCTCGTAGGACTCGGTTATCGCGACTCCCTGGCGCCGTGGCTGCAGCAGCAACCGGCGGAAGTGGGCTGCCTGGAAATAACGGCCGAACATTTCTTTGACGGCGGCCTGGACCGACTGCGGCAACTGGCTGGTCGTTACCCTTTATATGTGCATGGACTGGGGCTGTCGCTGGGCGCCCCCGGTCCGTTGGATCCGGCGGCGGTGAAGCAGTTCGTCCAGGTCGCCCAGGCCGCCGACGCCCGCTGGGTCAGCGAACATGTGGCATTCACGCGGACCGCCGACGTCGACCTGGGCCATTTGAATCCGATCCCCCTCAGCCGCACTTCGCTGCAGGTGATGGTCGATCACGCCCTGGAACTGGCCGACGCCTGTGGGCGGCTGCTGCTGCTGGAGAACGTAACCTCGGAATTCCAGATAGCAGGCGGCCTGCAGGAAACGGACTTCCTGAACCAGTTATGCGACCAGGCAAAATGCGGCCTGCTGCTGGACGTGACGAACCTGTGGATCAACAGCCGCAATCACCGCTTCGATCCGCTGGCCTGGCTGCGGGAGTTGGAGCCGGCGACCGTGCGGCAACTGCATATTGTAGGATACTCGCAGCGAGGCGATCATTATGTTGATCATCATTCGGCTGTGATCCAGCCCCAACTGATGGAGTTGCTGACCGCCGTACTGGAGTACGGCGCGGTAGAATCGATCATTCTGGAACGGGACGAACGCCTGGACCAGATCGCCGAGATAACCCACGAACTGACGCGACTGGAGCAGGCCAGCCATGCCGCACGATCTCACCACGGCGCTAGGTCTGCTGCTCAGCAATCGTGA